Proteins from one Chitinophaga oryzae genomic window:
- a CDS encoding TonB-dependent receptor, translating to MHIKKILLTGILSILSLFLHAQSSISGHLKDAAGSPVPGVSVKVQHGTAYAVSNTEGYYHIKNIRPGRHTLLISAVGFKSEQKELILKEGEQQQLNIRLENAISEINAVSVIGRSANQEVNRQAFNVTAIDAKKLYNSTLDLSHALDRVSGVRVRETGGLGSRMNFSLNGFTGRQVKFFLDGVPMDNFGSSFQLNNIPINLAERVEVYKGVVPIWLGADALGGAINIVTNTNRNSYVDVSYSFGSFNTHRSTLNAGYTSKTGFTVQLNAFQNYSDNNYKVWVNVADINTGDYYPKQHIKRFHDTYHNETVIANVGVVGKKYADKLLVGITLGKNYAEIQTGARMVSVFGDWHRRGDIVMPSIKYSVKDLFVKGLNFSLTGNYNFGYEQNIDTVYRRYNWFQQYKEYKGKGSERERSMYKFRNNNGLATANLSYQLSPRHSFILNNVFNTFSRSGKDELFPDDQKYDQPKKVRKNITGLGYKFDYSEKWNTSVFVKNYSQQNRYSQSYNPSGNWGDVAYKNQESSFNKVGYGVASTYFIKPALQVKGSYERSYRLPETEELFGDLINLEGNVNLKPESSNNYNLGISYQMQFRKDHRLSFDGNLLYRDAKDFIRPMLNPNQTKQTNGNLADVTNLGVDGEVRYSYKQLFTAGVNMTYQNLRNNTRFEEGQKEESPLYRDRIPNMPYLFGNADASLFFHNVLKKGNTLTLGYNFLYVHAYYLSWPSQGDEKLEIPRQFCQDVNLVYSLANGRYNIALECKNLADNRLYDNFTLQKPGRAFYAKVRYFFNKNQ from the coding sequence ATGCATATCAAAAAGATTCTACTGACAGGCATTTTGAGTATTTTATCCCTATTCCTCCATGCTCAGAGCAGCATCAGCGGTCATTTGAAAGACGCTGCCGGCTCGCCCGTCCCCGGAGTGTCCGTCAAAGTGCAGCATGGCACCGCGTACGCTGTTTCCAACACGGAAGGCTATTATCATATAAAAAATATTCGTCCGGGCAGGCATACCCTCCTGATATCTGCCGTAGGCTTTAAAAGCGAACAGAAAGAACTTATCCTGAAAGAAGGAGAACAACAGCAGTTAAATATCCGGCTGGAAAACGCGATCAGCGAAATCAACGCCGTATCGGTGATTGGACGCTCCGCCAACCAGGAGGTGAACCGGCAGGCTTTTAACGTGACCGCTATTGATGCAAAAAAACTATATAACTCCACCCTCGACCTGTCGCACGCGCTGGACCGCGTTTCCGGCGTAAGGGTGCGGGAAACCGGCGGCCTCGGCTCCCGGATGAACTTCTCCCTTAACGGCTTTACCGGCCGGCAGGTAAAATTTTTCCTCGATGGCGTGCCCATGGATAACTTCGGTTCTTCTTTCCAGCTGAACAACATCCCCATCAACCTGGCAGAAAGAGTGGAAGTATATAAAGGCGTAGTGCCCATCTGGCTGGGCGCGGACGCACTCGGCGGCGCTATCAATATCGTGACCAACACCAACCGCAACTCCTACGTAGACGTTTCCTATTCCTTCGGTTCCTTTAATACCCACCGCTCCACGCTGAATGCCGGCTATACCTCGAAAACCGGTTTCACCGTGCAGCTCAACGCTTTCCAGAATTATTCCGACAATAACTATAAAGTATGGGTAAATGTAGCCGATATCAATACCGGCGACTATTACCCTAAACAGCATATCAAACGTTTTCATGATACCTATCACAACGAAACCGTGATCGCCAACGTCGGCGTGGTGGGTAAGAAGTATGCTGACAAACTGCTGGTAGGCATCACCCTGGGCAAAAACTATGCTGAGATACAGACCGGCGCCCGCATGGTGAGCGTATTCGGCGACTGGCACCGCAGAGGCGATATCGTGATGCCCAGCATTAAATATTCCGTGAAAGACCTGTTCGTAAAAGGACTGAACTTCAGCCTCACCGGTAACTACAACTTTGGCTACGAGCAGAACATCGACACCGTATACCGCCGCTACAACTGGTTCCAGCAGTACAAGGAATATAAAGGCAAAGGCAGCGAACGGGAACGTTCCATGTATAAGTTTCGCAACAACAACGGCCTGGCTACCGCTAATCTCAGCTACCAGCTCAGCCCGCGCCACTCCTTTATCCTGAACAACGTGTTCAATACGTTTAGCCGTTCCGGTAAGGACGAGCTGTTCCCCGATGATCAAAAATATGATCAGCCCAAAAAGGTGCGCAAAAACATCACCGGACTGGGCTACAAATTCGACTACAGCGAGAAATGGAACACCTCTGTGTTTGTGAAGAACTACTCCCAGCAGAACAGGTATTCCCAGAGCTATAACCCCTCCGGCAACTGGGGTGATGTGGCTTACAAAAACCAGGAAAGCAGCTTTAATAAAGTAGGCTATGGCGTTGCTTCTACCTACTTTATCAAACCGGCATTACAGGTAAAAGGCTCTTACGAAAGGAGCTACCGTCTCCCTGAAACAGAAGAATTATTTGGTGACCTGATCAACCTGGAAGGCAACGTGAACCTGAAACCTGAAAGCAGCAACAACTATAACCTGGGTATCAGCTACCAGATGCAGTTCCGAAAAGACCATCGCCTCAGCTTCGACGGTAACCTGCTGTACCGCGATGCCAAAGACTTTATCCGCCCTATGCTGAATCCTAACCAGACCAAGCAAACCAACGGCAACCTGGCAGATGTGACCAACCTGGGCGTAGATGGCGAAGTGCGGTATTCTTACAAACAGCTGTTTACCGCCGGTGTTAATATGACTTATCAGAACCTGCGTAACAATACCCGCTTTGAAGAAGGCCAGAAAGAAGAAAGTCCGTTGTACCGTGACCGTATTCCCAATATGCCGTACCTCTTTGGTAACGCCGATGCGTCTCTCTTCTTCCATAACGTGCTGAAGAAAGGTAATACGCTGACACTGGGCTACAACTTCCTGTATGTACATGCTTACTACCTGTCATGGCCCAGCCAGGGTGATGAGAAGCTGGAGATCCCGCGCCAGTTCTGCCAGGACGTGAACCTGGTGTACAGTCTTGCCAACGGCAGGTACAACATTGCGCTGGAATGCAAAAACCTTGCAGATAACCGGTTGTATGACAACTTCACCTTACAGAAACCCGGGCGTGCCTTCTACGCCAAGGTGAGATACTTTTTCAATAAAAACCAATAA
- a CDS encoding NAD(P)-dependent oxidoreductase: MTKETKNKITIIGLGDMGAALVRTYLREGHQVTVWNRSAAKAAPLQGAGAVLAESVTAAIAAGDIIIFCVTDYKISRTILETPGATEALRGKVFVQLSSGTPKEARDFDAWATAEGITYIDGAIMAMPDQVGRPDTVFFMSGNKDAYTQSEATLKVVAAGLQYMGEDPGAASTWDMGFLSVLFGAIGGYFHATKLFESEGLPPTALGNMILQLAPALGEMLKHQGDIIEAGDYHQRHSSLNLCSGAMDLFIEQAKDANISAEVPSFIKGIFQRAQDAGYGDEHVAAAYKTY, from the coding sequence ATGACAAAAGAAACAAAAAACAAGATTACCATTATAGGATTAGGAGATATGGGAGCTGCACTGGTACGTACTTATCTCAGGGAAGGACATCAGGTGACCGTATGGAACCGCAGCGCCGCCAAAGCAGCGCCGCTGCAGGGGGCCGGCGCCGTTTTGGCAGAAAGCGTGACCGCAGCCATCGCCGCCGGAGATATTATCATCTTCTGCGTGACCGATTATAAGATCAGCCGTACAATCCTGGAAACGCCCGGAGCTACGGAGGCTTTAAGAGGAAAGGTGTTTGTACAGCTGAGCTCCGGCACCCCCAAAGAAGCGCGGGACTTCGATGCCTGGGCCACCGCGGAAGGTATCACCTACATCGACGGCGCCATCATGGCTATGCCCGACCAGGTGGGCCGGCCTGACACCGTATTTTTCATGTCCGGTAACAAGGACGCCTATACGCAAAGCGAGGCCACGCTGAAAGTTGTTGCTGCCGGGCTGCAGTACATGGGCGAAGATCCGGGCGCTGCCTCCACCTGGGACATGGGCTTCCTCTCCGTGCTCTTTGGCGCCATCGGTGGTTATTTTCATGCCACCAAACTTTTCGAGTCGGAAGGACTGCCGCCAACCGCGCTGGGCAATATGATCCTTCAGCTGGCGCCGGCGCTGGGAGAAATGCTCAAACACCAGGGCGATATTATTGAAGCCGGCGATTATCACCAGCGCCATAGTTCGCTGAACCTGTGCTCCGGTGCGATGGACCTGTTTATTGAACAGGCCAAAGACGCCAACATTTCCGCGGAAGTGCCTTCCTTTATAAAAGGTATCTTCCAACGCGCCCAGGATGCAGGTTATGGTGACGAACACGTAGCTGCGGCCTATAAGACCTATTAA
- a CDS encoding class I SAM-dependent methyltransferase: MQNSTSRFSNRVEDYVKYRPHYPAEMISFLEQQSVLQPGMLLADIGSGTGISSELFLQKGYAVLGVEPNQEMREKSEELLKGYAKFFAVDGTAEHTTLEKHCIDVIIAGQAFHWFNQVTTRAEFTRILKPEGYVILFWNERMTNSPFEKAYEQLIEKHGNQYKELNHRNIDIAVIEQFFHPAGVTLTEFANKQVFDYNGLEGRLLSSSYMPTREDARYPSMVEDLKQLFGQFQEDGHITIHYTTRMYWGRLM, encoded by the coding sequence ATGCAAAACAGTACCAGTCGCTTTAGTAACCGTGTGGAAGATTACGTAAAATACAGGCCACACTATCCGGCAGAGATGATCTCCTTCCTGGAACAACAATCTGTATTGCAACCGGGCATGTTGCTGGCCGACATCGGGTCCGGCACCGGCATCTCTTCCGAATTGTTCCTGCAGAAAGGCTATGCCGTACTGGGGGTGGAGCCCAACCAGGAAATGAGAGAGAAAAGTGAAGAGCTGCTGAAAGGCTATGCGAAATTTTTTGCGGTAGATGGCACCGCAGAACATACGACCCTTGAAAAACACTGCATCGACGTGATCATCGCCGGCCAGGCGTTTCACTGGTTCAACCAGGTAACCACCCGCGCTGAGTTCACACGCATCCTAAAACCGGAAGGATATGTTATCCTGTTCTGGAACGAACGGATGACAAACTCACCGTTTGAAAAAGCCTATGAGCAATTAATCGAAAAACACGGCAACCAGTACAAGGAACTTAACCATCGTAATATAGACATAGCGGTCATCGAACAGTTCTTTCATCCCGCCGGCGTAACGCTCACCGAGTTCGCCAACAAACAGGTTTTCGATTACAACGGGCTGGAAGGGCGCCTGCTCTCTTCTTCGTATATGCCCACCCGGGAGGATGCCCGGTACCCTTCTATGGTAGAGGATTTAAAACAGCTGTTCGGCCAGTTTCAGGAAGATGGGCATATCACCATCCATTATACCACCCGGATGTATTGGGGACGGCTCATGTAG
- a CDS encoding molybdate ABC transporter substrate-binding protein translates to MKRLFFPTLLLAALTHSAYAQDHRFDPPWNKPPESKVMFTVPGVDNVPDLYGDINDPQLVVFFAGNQFMCIDELLAAFKQQYPAYQRVFAETLPPGILAQQIEGGSLTLGNMRITLQPDVYTAGKTRITAMADRFTRTEVYAYNKLALMVPKDNPAKVHSLSDLGKPGVRVAMPNPAWEGIGKRIEEAYVKAGGAELKHRIMDVKVKDSTTFLTQIHHRQSPMRILYRQSDAAPVWYSEAWYQQMIGHPVSLVTIPDKHNITATYMAGQLKNAPHQQAAADFMDFLVSDKAKAIYRKYGFDI, encoded by the coding sequence ATGAAACGATTATTTTTCCCCACGCTGCTGCTGGCAGCACTGACCCATAGCGCCTATGCACAGGACCACCGCTTCGATCCGCCGTGGAACAAACCGCCGGAAAGCAAAGTGATGTTTACCGTACCCGGTGTGGATAACGTACCGGACTTATATGGAGATATCAATGATCCGCAGCTGGTGGTATTTTTCGCGGGCAACCAGTTTATGTGCATCGATGAACTGCTGGCGGCTTTTAAGCAACAATATCCCGCCTACCAGCGCGTGTTTGCAGAAACGCTGCCACCAGGCATACTGGCGCAGCAGATAGAAGGCGGTTCCCTCACGCTGGGCAACATGCGCATCACTCTGCAGCCGGACGTGTATACCGCTGGTAAAACACGGATCACCGCTATGGCTGACCGTTTTACCCGCACGGAAGTGTATGCTTATAATAAACTGGCGCTCATGGTGCCCAAAGACAATCCCGCGAAAGTGCACAGCCTGAGCGATCTGGGGAAGCCGGGCGTACGGGTGGCTATGCCTAATCCCGCGTGGGAGGGCATCGGTAAAAGAATTGAAGAGGCTTATGTGAAAGCCGGCGGAGCAGAACTGAAGCACCGGATCATGGATGTGAAGGTGAAAGACAGTACTACGTTCCTTACGCAGATCCATCACCGGCAGTCTCCCATGAGAATTCTATACCGCCAGAGCGACGCCGCACCGGTATGGTATTCCGAGGCCTGGTACCAGCAGATGATCGGCCACCCGGTATCGTTGGTAACGATCCCGGACAAACATAATATAACAGCCACGTATATGGCAGGGCAGCTGAAGAATGCGCCCCACCAGCAGGCAGCGGCGGATTTTATGGATTTCCTGGTAAGTGATAAAGCGAAGGCTATTTACCGTAAGTACGGCTTTGATATTTAG
- a CDS encoding DsrE family protein: MKKFLVVPLMMMMYTGYAQTTDAQLRKNREYTGAVARQKQYHAIYQLDKNDPKVIQKAIRNINNALNDPRLKGKLQIELVAFSAGTDAYLKGSEYEEALKALVGRGVIVAQCQNTLEERKIPKEQLYDFIALVPSGNGELIIRQAEGWSVVKP, translated from the coding sequence ATGAAGAAATTCCTTGTAGTTCCACTGATGATGATGATGTATACCGGTTACGCACAAACGACCGATGCGCAGCTGCGCAAAAACCGCGAATATACCGGCGCTGTAGCCAGGCAGAAGCAGTATCACGCCATCTATCAGCTTGATAAGAACGATCCTAAAGTAATTCAGAAAGCTATCCGGAATATCAATAATGCATTAAATGACCCCCGCCTGAAAGGGAAGTTACAGATAGAGCTGGTGGCTTTTTCGGCCGGTACCGATGCCTATCTCAAAGGCAGTGAATACGAAGAAGCGCTGAAAGCGCTGGTAGGCCGCGGCGTGATCGTGGCGCAATGCCAGAACACCCTCGAAGAGCGGAAGATACCCAAAGAACAACTCTACGACTTCATCGCACTGGTGCCCAGTGGTAATGGAGAATTGATCATCCGTCAGGCCGAAGGCTGGTCTGTCGTTAAACCGTAA
- a CDS encoding c-type cytochrome: MKTDWIPVLLFATTGLVVAKECISARRQKKKADEAYAAWLTTHQPENVWSGLSSRQIPNSTERGRLIQYGHDLIANTAQYLGPQGSVAQISNGMNCQNCHLQAGTVPYGNNFGKVYATYPLFRARNNGVQTIYDRVKDCFERSLNGHAPDTGSREMQAIYAYIRWLGEDVPKGTKPKGTGIMKLPYLSRSADPAAGMLVYEQKCSSCHGKEGEGQSSPVGPGYSYPPLWGPHSYNDGAGLYRLSNFAGFVYNNMPLGTTYHRPQLSEEEAWDVAAFVNSRPRPHLNQDNDWKLTAKKPVDFPFKPYADTFSERQHKFGPYQPIKEAQQVTK; this comes from the coding sequence ATGAAAACAGACTGGATTCCCGTTTTGCTCTTTGCCACTACCGGCCTCGTAGTAGCAAAGGAATGCATCAGTGCCCGCCGTCAGAAGAAAAAGGCTGACGAGGCTTACGCCGCCTGGCTTACGACCCACCAGCCGGAAAATGTTTGGAGTGGCTTGAGCAGCCGCCAGATACCCAACTCCACGGAGCGTGGCCGCCTGATACAATATGGCCACGACCTGATCGCCAACACGGCACAGTACCTGGGACCGCAGGGCTCTGTTGCGCAGATCTCCAACGGCATGAACTGCCAGAACTGCCATCTGCAGGCAGGGACAGTGCCTTATGGCAACAACTTCGGTAAGGTGTACGCCACGTACCCGTTGTTCCGCGCCCGTAACAACGGTGTGCAGACCATCTACGACCGTGTGAAAGACTGTTTCGAAAGAAGCCTTAACGGTCATGCGCCGGACACCGGCAGCCGGGAAATGCAGGCGATCTACGCCTATATCCGGTGGCTGGGAGAAGATGTGCCCAAAGGCACTAAACCGAAGGGCACCGGTATCATGAAGCTGCCGTACCTTAGCCGTAGCGCCGATCCTGCCGCCGGTATGCTGGTGTACGAACAGAAGTGCAGCAGCTGTCACGGTAAAGAAGGAGAAGGACAATCCAGTCCGGTGGGGCCGGGGTACAGTTACCCGCCCCTGTGGGGACCGCACAGTTATAACGACGGCGCAGGACTTTACCGCTTAAGTAATTTTGCCGGCTTCGTGTATAACAATATGCCGCTGGGGACCACTTATCACCGGCCACAGCTTTCAGAAGAAGAAGCATGGGACGTGGCGGCGTTTGTCAACAGCCGGCCACGGCCGCATCTCAACCAGGACAACGACTGGAAGCTGACAGCTAAAAAGCCGGTGGATTTTCCTTTTAAACCATATGCAGACACTTTTTCCGAGCGGCAACATAAATTTGGTCCTTACCAACCGATAAAGGAAGCACAACAAGTCACAAAATAA
- a CDS encoding 2OG-Fe(II) oxygenase, giving the protein MKNIIERLEAKDWSGITETLHDKGYCVADNVLSAEECKQLINNYASPDLYRKTISMERYRFGSGEYKYFKYPLSSLITAMRQTVYSHIAPVANKWMEVLHINTTFPATHEELLLQCKAAGQDKPTVLILKYGAGGFNTLHQDLYGDIYFPMQMVLFLNEPGEDYTGGEFVLTEQIPRAQSKANVLQPKRGSMLIFTTNFRPVKGAKGYYRVNMKHGVSPVHNGNRHTLGIIFHDALS; this is encoded by the coding sequence ATGAAGAACATCATCGAACGGCTGGAGGCAAAGGACTGGTCCGGCATCACCGAAACACTGCACGACAAAGGATACTGCGTGGCAGACAATGTGTTATCAGCGGAAGAATGCAAACAGCTGATCAATAATTACGCATCCCCCGATCTCTACCGCAAAACTATTTCGATGGAACGCTATCGCTTTGGCAGCGGGGAATACAAGTACTTTAAATATCCGCTGTCTTCCCTGATCACGGCTATGCGGCAAACGGTATACAGCCACATCGCGCCGGTGGCCAACAAATGGATGGAGGTGCTGCATATCAATACCACCTTTCCCGCCACGCATGAGGAGCTGCTGCTGCAATGCAAGGCTGCCGGGCAGGACAAGCCCACGGTACTCATCCTGAAATATGGCGCCGGCGGCTTCAACACACTGCACCAGGACCTCTACGGTGATATTTATTTTCCCATGCAGATGGTGCTGTTTCTGAATGAACCGGGAGAAGATTATACCGGCGGCGAATTTGTGCTTACGGAACAAATACCCCGGGCGCAGTCCAAAGCTAATGTGCTGCAGCCCAAACGGGGCAGCATGCTCATCTTTACCACCAACTTCAGGCCGGTAAAAGGCGCCAAGGGTTATTACAGGGTCAATATGAAACATGGCGTCAGCCCGGTCCATAACGGTAACAGGCATACGCTGGGCATCATTTTCCATGACGCTTTAAGTTGA
- a CDS encoding Ada metal-binding domain-containing protein, translating into MYDHAAMGTSAIARNRQICRLRRDGRLTLGGNRRLKIYGLLSCRSGKRMLTANRVFFSGETEAIAHGYRPCGHCMPEAYRRWKKQQD; encoded by the coding sequence ATGTATGATCATGCAGCAATGGGAACAAGCGCCATAGCGCGCAACCGGCAGATATGCCGGCTCAGGCGGGATGGGCGGCTGACGCTGGGCGGCAACCGCCGGCTGAAAATATACGGGCTGCTCTCCTGCCGCTCCGGCAAAAGAATGCTGACGGCCAACCGGGTATTTTTCTCCGGGGAAACAGAAGCGATCGCTCATGGATACAGGCCCTGCGGGCATTGTATGCCGGAGGCGTACCGCAGGTGGAAAAAACAACAGGACTAG
- a CDS encoding ABC transporter permease has translation MKVLRFILKKEFRQIFRDKTILAMMLVMPTVQLIILPLAMNFDVKSVNIAVVDNDHSTMSQQLINKVGASGYFRIIAAAPSFPEALGYIEREAADVVLEIPPGFERNLVREGAQHVGVSIDAINGTKAALGGSYLLNVIADYNQHIRLNEQGKYTPGKGVNIGVTYSNWYNPLAEYRFYVVPAVMVLLLTLIAGFLSALNIVREKEMGTIEQINVTPIKKWQFILGKLIPFWVVGLVVFTLALAVEWAVYGIWPVGSFALLYLFAAVYLVALLGFGLLVSTYTDNQLQAMFVAFFFVMIFMLMSGLFTAVDSMPRWAQGIAALTPVTHFVKVVRMIVLKGSGFADVQKEFLYLVIFAVVLNSWAIWNYRKTS, from the coding sequence ATGAAAGTACTGCGTTTCATTCTGAAGAAAGAGTTCCGGCAGATTTTCCGTGACAAGACCATCCTCGCGATGATGCTGGTGATGCCTACCGTGCAGCTGATCATCCTGCCGCTGGCCATGAACTTCGACGTAAAAAGTGTGAACATAGCGGTGGTGGACAATGATCACAGCACGATGTCGCAGCAGCTGATCAACAAAGTCGGCGCTTCCGGTTACTTCCGGATTATCGCGGCGGCGCCTTCTTTCCCCGAGGCGCTGGGATATATCGAAAGAGAGGCGGCGGACGTGGTGCTGGAGATCCCGCCCGGATTTGAGCGTAACCTCGTGCGGGAGGGAGCGCAGCATGTGGGAGTGTCCATCGATGCGATCAATGGCACAAAGGCCGCGCTGGGCGGCAGTTACCTGCTGAATGTGATCGCTGACTACAACCAGCATATCCGGCTGAATGAGCAGGGTAAATACACGCCCGGTAAAGGCGTGAACATCGGTGTCACTTATTCCAACTGGTACAATCCTTTGGCTGAATACCGCTTTTATGTGGTGCCTGCGGTGATGGTACTGTTGCTGACACTGATCGCGGGATTTCTTTCTGCCCTGAATATCGTGCGGGAAAAAGAGATGGGGACCATTGAACAAATTAACGTGACGCCGATCAAAAAATGGCAGTTCATCCTTGGGAAGCTGATTCCTTTCTGGGTGGTGGGACTGGTAGTGTTTACGCTGGCGCTGGCAGTAGAGTGGGCGGTATACGGTATATGGCCGGTAGGCAGTTTTGCGCTGCTGTACCTGTTTGCCGCCGTATACCTGGTGGCGCTGCTGGGTTTCGGCCTGCTGGTGTCTACCTATACAGACAACCAGTTACAGGCCATGTTTGTCGCGTTCTTTTTTGTGATGATATTTATGCTGATGAGCGGACTGTTTACCGCGGTAGATAGTATGCCCCGCTGGGCGCAGGGCATTGCGGCGCTCACGCCGGTGACCCACTTTGTGAAAGTTGTGCGTATGATCGTACTCAAAGGCAGCGGTTTCGCCGATGTACAAAAAGAGTTCCTGTACCTCGTGATATTTGCTGTAGTACTCAACAGCTGGGCCATCTGGAATTACCGGAAGACCAGCTAG
- a CDS encoding ABC transporter permease — translation MKQLLVFIRKEFFHVFRDKRTLLIMFGLPVVQIVLFGFALTSEVKNITLTVIDQARDVNSTQVINKIKSSSYFIVDESTVNYDAVTTAFKKGTAKCALIFPAGFGNDLQHAGQAQVQILTDGSDPNMAKTVVNYLTAILTAYQQEISPGTQLPYRIIPEQRMLYNEEGNGSLNFIPGVMALVLMLVCTALTSVAVVREKELGTMEILLVSPFKPLLVLLAKAVPYLVLSLANFTLILLLAVFVLHVDVKGSVLLLFLVSTLFIIACLSIGLMISNATNSQQTALLLSMMGMMIPTLIFTGFMFPLENMPWIFQWISYVVPSRWYFLIIKAVMLKGLGFSYIWKEMVVLLGMTVVALSVALKNFKIRLS, via the coding sequence ATGAAACAGTTGTTGGTATTCATCAGGAAAGAATTTTTTCATGTGTTCAGGGACAAACGTACCCTGCTGATCATGTTCGGCCTGCCGGTGGTACAGATCGTGCTTTTCGGCTTCGCACTCACCAGTGAAGTGAAAAATATAACCCTTACCGTTATCGATCAGGCGCGGGATGTTAATTCCACCCAGGTCATCAACAAAATAAAGTCATCTTCCTATTTTATTGTGGACGAATCGACGGTCAACTACGATGCGGTAACCACCGCGTTTAAGAAGGGGACTGCCAAATGTGCGCTGATTTTCCCCGCGGGATTCGGCAATGACCTTCAGCATGCAGGCCAGGCGCAGGTGCAGATCCTGACAGATGGCTCCGATCCCAACATGGCCAAAACGGTGGTCAATTACCTGACGGCTATCCTGACAGCCTATCAGCAGGAGATCAGCCCCGGAACACAGTTGCCCTACCGGATCATCCCGGAGCAGCGCATGCTGTATAACGAAGAGGGCAATGGCTCCCTGAATTTCATCCCCGGCGTGATGGCGCTGGTCCTGATGCTGGTGTGTACGGCGCTTACTTCGGTGGCGGTTGTCCGCGAAAAGGAACTGGGCACCATGGAGATCCTGCTGGTATCGCCTTTTAAGCCGCTGCTGGTGCTGCTGGCCAAAGCGGTGCCTTACCTGGTGCTGTCATTGGCCAACTTTACGCTGATACTGTTGCTGGCCGTATTCGTATTGCATGTGGACGTGAAAGGCAGCGTCCTGCTGCTCTTCCTGGTCAGCACCTTGTTTATCATCGCTTGTTTGTCCATCGGGTTGATGATTTCCAATGCCACCAATTCCCAGCAAACAGCCCTCCTGTTGTCGATGATGGGCATGATGATACCTACGCTGATCTTCACAGGGTTTATGTTCCCGCTGGAGAATATGCCCTGGATATTCCAGTGGATCTCCTACGTAGTGCCGTCACGGTGGTACTTCCTGATCATTAAGGCCGTCATGCTGAAAGGACTGGGCTTTTCCTATATCTGGAAGGAGATGGTCGTATTGCTGGGGATGACAGTGGTAGCACTGTCTGTTGCGTTGAAGAACTTTAAAATCCGCCTGTCATGA
- a CDS encoding ABC transporter ATP-binding protein has product MSEKVIICDGLTKQFGDFVAVNHITFDVSKGEIFGFLGANGAGKTTAMRILCGLSYPSSGKATVAGFDVYKQQESIKKNIGYMSQKFSLYENLTVLENIEFFGGVYGVSPAEIRHRSDRLVNKLGLAQEARKLVGALPLGWKQKLAFSVAIFHDPQIVFLDEPTGGVDPITRRQFWDMIYEAAAAGITVFVTTHYMDEAEYCNRITVMVDGKVEALDTPGNLKTKFGAGSMDEVFYQLARGAKRSAD; this is encoded by the coding sequence ATGAGTGAAAAGGTGATCATATGCGATGGACTGACAAAACAATTCGGCGACTTTGTTGCTGTTAATCATATAACCTTTGACGTTAGTAAAGGGGAGATCTTTGGTTTTCTCGGCGCTAACGGCGCCGGTAAAACCACGGCCATGCGGATTCTCTGCGGACTATCCTATCCCAGCTCCGGCAAAGCCACCGTGGCCGGTTTTGATGTCTACAAACAACAGGAGTCCATTAAAAAGAATATCGGTTATATGAGCCAGAAGTTCTCCCTGTACGAAAATCTTACGGTGCTGGAGAATATCGAATTTTTCGGGGGCGTGTACGGCGTATCGCCTGCGGAGATCCGCCACCGCAGCGACCGGCTGGTCAATAAACTGGGACTCGCACAGGAAGCAAGGAAGCTTGTAGGCGCGCTGCCGTTGGGCTGGAAGCAGAAGCTGGCCTTTTCGGTCGCTATCTTCCACGATCCGCAGATCGTATTCCTGGACGAGCCTACCGGTGGCGTGGACCCCATCACACGACGGCAGTTCTGGGATATGATTTACGAAGCCGCTGCTGCAGGGATCACGGTATTTGTCACCACCCACTACATGGATGAAGCGGAATACTGCAACCGCATCACCGTAATGGTTGATGGTAAAGTGGAGGCGCTGGATACGCCCGGTAATCTGAAGACGAAGTTCGGCGCAGGCTCTATGGACGAAGTATTTTATCAACTGGCCCGTGGCGCTAAAAGGTCGGCCGATTAA